The Salvia splendens isolate huo1 chromosome 21, SspV2, whole genome shotgun sequence genome includes a window with the following:
- the LOC121785336 gene encoding pentatricopeptide repeat-containing protein At1g08070, chloroplastic-like, with translation MVFALSIFPSHFPTTKTAIPKFPANPKTFILEKCKTTKDFNQVHASFIKTRLFHHPAAAEPLLEAAALLLPDSTVDYAFSIFRKLEHPDASAYNIMIRGFTKEQSPQKSIVLFRQMIEQLVRPDPFTYSGILKAISKLGALKEGEQIHAHVLKSMEKFDRSEFVENSLVYMYASCGQLQSARTEFDEMSERSLVAWSSMFSGYVRCGNWLEVVGLFRKMRGMGIYFNETTLISVLKACGRLGDLELGEWIHEHAVANGLMKNDNLITSLVDMYAKCGRLGTARRLFDSMSSKDVVAWSAMISGYSHSDQRREALALFHEMQKANVKPNEVTMISVLSCCGVLGALETGKWVHSYIKRKNLKLTVNLSTALVDFYAKCGCMDIALEVFHATPSKSVWTWTALIQGLASNGRGETALEYFNLMVEENVEPNEVTFIGVLSACNHAGLVDQGHAYLARMSQDFGIKPKVEHYGCVVDMLGRAGLIEDAHDLITKMPFKPNTVIWRTLLASCRLHKKPEIAEEALKQVARLEPMHSGDYILLADAYASAGRLGDATKVRDKMKKMGVEKKKSPGCSYIEVGGVVHEFLAEDKGHPEVFEAVHEVMERIKRGGYEPDSTQGRAEAEGEGDKEASVAHHSEKLAMAFGIIRPGEGTTVRVYKNLRMCSDCHNAAKVISSVYRRDIVVRDRSRFHHFKDGSCSCHDFW, from the coding sequence ATGGTATTCGCCCTTTCAATTTTTCCCTCCCATTTTCCAACGACAAAAACCGCCATTCCCAAATTCCCAGCAAATCCGAAAACCTTCATTCttgaaaaatgcaaaacaaCCAAAGACTTCAACCAAGTCCACGCCAGCTTCATCAAAACCCGCCTCTTCCACCAcccggcggcggcggagccCCTCCTCGAGGCGGCGGCCCTCCTCCTCCCCGACTCCACCGTCGACTACGCTTTCTCGATCTTCCGCAAACTCGAACACCCCGACGCCTCAGCTTACAATATCATGATAAGGGGCTTCACTAAAGAGCAATCTCCTCAAAAATCAATTGTTTTATTCAGGCAAATGATCGAACAGTTGGTGCGCCCGGATCCGTTCACATACTCCGGCATTCTGAAGGCGATTTCGAAGCTCGGGGCTTTGAAGGAAGGCGAGCAGATCCATGCCCACGTTTTGAAATCAATGGAAAAGTTTGACCGTTCGGAATTTGTTGAGAATTCATTGGTTTACATGTATGCGAGCTGCGGTCAGCTCCAATCAGCTCGGACGGAGTTCGATGAAATGTCAGAGAGAAGCCTCGTCGCTTGGAGCTCGATGTTTTCCGGTTATGTTCGGTGTGGGAATTGGTTAGAAGTTGTGGGATTGTTTagaaaaatgagaggaatgggTATTTATTTCAATGAAACGACTTTGATTAGTGTATTGAAAGCATGTGGGAGGCTTGGTGATTTGGAGTTGGGAGAGTGGATTCATGAGCATGCTGTTGCTAATGGGCTCATGAAAAATGATAACTTGATCACTTCTCTTGTTGATATGTATGCAAAGTGTGGTCGTTTGGGAACGGCGAGGCGCTTGTTCGATAGCATGTCTAGTAAAGATGTTGTTGCTTGGAGCGCCATGATCTCTGGCTATAGTCACTCGGACCAGCGAAGGGAGGCTCTCGCTCTATTCCACGAGATGCAGAAAGCGAATGTGAAACCGAACGAGGTGACAATGATCAGTGTGCTTTCTTGTTGTGGGGTTCTTGGAGCTCTGGAGACCGGAAAATGGGTGCATTCTTACATAAAAAGGAAGAATTTGAAACTCACTGTCAATCTCTCAACTGCTCTAGTTGATTTCTACGCGAAATGTGGTTGCATGGATATAGCCCTCGAGGTGTTCCACGCAACGCCTTCTAAAAGCGTGTGGACGTGGACAGCATTGATCCAAGGTCTTGCTAGTAACGGGAGGGGCGAGACGGCTCTCGAATACTTCAACCTGATGGTTGAGGAGAATGTCGAGCCAAATGAGGTGACATTCATCGGCGTGCTCAGTGCTTGCAACCACGCGGGCTTGGTTGATCAAGGGCACGCCTACTTGGCTAGGATGAGCCAAGATTTTGGGATCAAGCCAAAAGTCGAGCATTATGGTTGCGTGGTGGATATGCTTGGCCGGGCAGGGCTAATCGAGGACGCGCACGACCTCATCACGAAGATGCCCTTCAAGCCGAACACAGTGATATGGAGAACTCTGCTTGCTTCGTGCAGGCTGCACAAGAAGCCCGAGATCGCAGAGGAGGCACTGAAGCAGGTCGCGAGGCTGGAGCCCATGCACAGCGGGGACTACATACTCCTTGCAGACGCGTACGCGTCTGCAGGGAGGCTGGGGGACGCCACGAAGGTGAGGGATAAGATGAAGAAGATGGGAgtcgagaagaagaagagccCGGGGTGCAGCTACATCGAGGTTGGTGGCGTGGTGCACGAGTTTCTGGCGGAGGACAAGGGGCACCCGGAGGTGTTCGAGGCGGTGCACGAGGTGATGGAGAGGATCAAGAGGGGAGGGTACGAGCCGGATTCTACGCAGGggagggcggaggcggagggaGAGGGTGATAAGGAGGCTTCTGTTGCTCATCATAGTGAGAAGTTGGCTATGGCGTTTGGGATTATAAGGCCAGGTGAGGGAACTACGGTCAGAGTGTACAAGAATCTTAGGATGTGTAGTGACTGTCACAATGCTGCCAAGGTTATCTCTAGTGTTTATAGGAGAGACATTGTTGTTAGAGATAGAAGTCGTTTCCATCACTTCAAAGATGGATCTTGCTCTTGTCATGATTTTTGGTGA
- the LOC121785337 gene encoding plant intracellular Ras-group-related LRR protein 3-like: MDPNPNKFPILSYVMTKFPTFNRTSSTAGASTGEDFDIENQPVPNFSPNEPQFEASASMPYLKNRKLIATMGEAVTGVAHTRSALRILGTRPDHEAVDLARLRLAEIEADTSLTPEKRAEDYEIYKAVIDLDEMHEKYEKMLSDAERRLERIYEAAVAGEELNEEEGGEGKGLEKGELDEEVVGILKDAELGKVIESVELSGRKLRILPEAFGRLNSLVLLDLSNNQLEALPDSIAGLENLDTLNLSENLLVSLPDSIGLLFKLRILNVSRNKLHALPDSISHCRSLEQLDASFNKLTYLPTNIGFELVNLRRLSVNLNKIRSLPTSIGEMKSLQHLDLHFNELGGLPPTIGKLTNLEILNLSSNFNDLTEIPETISDLINLKELDLSNNQIHALPDAFGRLMNLAKLNVEHNPLTIPPKETVAAGVVAIKGYMAKRWADILLEEQQKSMTPVQEQPQASLFTRSTTWLRGAVSGYFGSTGKSNEDPYLNQQL, from the exons CGCCGGCGCCTCCACCGGCGAAGATTTCGACATCGAGAATCAGCCGGTGCCGAACTTCTCCCCCAATGAGCCACAATTCGAGGCCTCCGCGAGTATGCCGTACCTGAAAAACCGCAAGCTCATCGCCACCATGGGCGAAGCCGTCACCGGCGTCGCGCATACCCGATCCGCGCTGCGGATCCTGGGGACCCGACCCGATCACGAGGCCGTTGACCTGGCGCGGCTGAGGCTGGCGGAGATCGAGGCCGACACCTCGTTGACGCCGGAGAAGAGAGCCGAGGATTACGAGATTTATAAGGCGGTGATCGATCTGGACGAAATGCACGAGAAGTATGAGAAGATGCTGAGTGATGCGGAGCGGAGGCTGGAGAGGATTTACGAGGCGGCGGTGGCTGGGGAGGAGCTGAATGAGGAGGAAGGCGGCGAGGGGAAGGGTTTGGAGAAGGGTGAATTGGATGAGGAAGTGGTGGGGATTTTGAAGGATGCGGAATTGGGGAAAGTGATTGAGAGTGTTGAATTGTCTGGGAGGAAGTTGAGGATTTTGCCGGAGGCGTTTGGGAGGTTGAATTCATTGGTTTTGCTCGATCTGTCGAATAACCAGCTCGAG GCACTTCCTGATTCGATTGCCGGACTGGAAAATCTCGACACTCTCAATCTTTCAGAAAACCTTTTGGTGTCGTTGCCTGATTCCATTGGTCTGTTGTTTAAGTTGCGAATCTTGAATGTTTCTAGAAACAAGCTTCACGCCCTGCCCGACAGCATTTCTCACTGCAG GTCATTAGAGCAGTTGGATGCAAGTTTCAACAAACTCACCTACCTACCGACCAATATTGGCTTCGAACTCGTGAATCTTAGACGTCTCTCGGTGAATCTGAACAAGATCCGCTCCCTGCCGACGTCTATAGGCGAGATGAAGTCCTTGCAGCATCTGGACTTGCATTTCAATGAGCTAGGTGGGCTTCCACCTACGATCGGGAAACTGACAAATCTCGAGATTCTGAATCTCAGTAGCAACTTCAATGACCTGACTGAGATCCCTGAGACAATTTCTGACCTTATCAACCTCAAAGAACTTGATCTGAGCAACAACCAGATTCATGCATTGCCCGACGCCTTTGGGCGGCTCATGAATCTGGCTAAGCTCAACGTAGAGCACAACCCTCTTACGATACCTCCAAAGGAGACTGTGGCTGCAGGAGTTGTAGCGATCAAGGGTTACATGGCGAAACGTTGGGCTGATATATTGCTAGAGGAACAACAGAAGAGCATGACCCCAGTGCAAGAGCAGCCACAGGCAAGTTTGTTTACTCGAAGCACCACCTGGCTGAGAGGTGCTGTTTCGGGATACTTTGGAAGCACGGGGAAATCGAACGAGGACCCTTACCTGAACCAGCAGCTGTGA